The following are from one region of the Arcobacter defluvii genome:
- the urtD gene encoding urea ABC transporter ATP-binding protein UrtD: MRLLKHENEQRIGDLKIGDRILLVDGVSVSFDGFKALNNLSFSINYGELRCIIGANGAGKSTMMDVVTGKTKPDEGQVVFGEAVDLLSMDEPSIAQIGIGRKFQKPTVFANHTVFENLELAMKDDKRFFKTLFSRLSSEQKDKIEDTMKLIGLKELYNQQAGILSHGQKQWLEIGMLIMQEPKLLLVDEPVAGMTPQEVEKTAEILTSLSKENAVVVVEHDMEFIRSIAKKVTVLHEGAVLAEGSMDAIQNNEKVRKVYLGE, encoded by the coding sequence ATGAGACTATTAAAACATGAAAATGAGCAAAGAATAGGTGATTTAAAAATAGGTGATAGAATCCTATTAGTTGATGGTGTTAGTGTTAGTTTTGATGGTTTTAAAGCCTTAAATAATCTTAGTTTTTCTATAAATTATGGAGAACTAAGATGTATTATTGGTGCAAATGGAGCTGGAAAATCAACTATGATGGATGTAGTTACAGGTAAAACAAAACCAGATGAGGGACAAGTTGTTTTTGGTGAAGCAGTTGATTTACTTTCAATGGATGAACCAAGTATCGCTCAAATTGGAATTGGAAGAAAATTTCAAAAACCAACTGTTTTTGCAAATCATACAGTTTTTGAAAATCTTGAACTTGCAATGAAAGATGATAAAAGATTTTTCAAAACACTTTTTTCAAGACTAAGTAGCGAACAAAAAGATAAAATTGAAGATACTATGAAACTGATTGGTTTAAAAGAGTTATACAATCAACAAGCTGGAATATTATCTCATGGTCAAAAACAGTGGCTAGAAATCGGTATGTTAATCATGCAAGAACCAAAACTTTTACTTGTAGATGAACCAGTTGCAGGAATGACACCACAAGAGGTGGAAAAAACAGCAGAGATTTTGACAAGTTTATCAAAAGAAAATGCGGTAGTTGTAGTTGAGCATGATATGGAGTTTATTAGAAGTATTGCAAAAAAAGTAACAGTTTTACATGAAGGGGCTGTACTTGCAGAAGGAAGTATGGATGCAATACAAAACAATGAAAAAGTACGAAAAGTATATCTAGGAGAATAG
- the urtE gene encoding urea ABC transporter ATP-binding subunit UrtE: protein MLKIENVNQFYGQSHTLWDLNLEFKKGRCTCVMGRNGVGKTTLSKVIMGLLPIKDGGLIYNDTDISKLPDHKRASIAIGYVPQGREIFSQLTVLENLQIGVMSNRHKIKKVPDKIYDLFPVLKDMQKRKGGDLSGGQQQQLAIARALCIDPDFLILDEPSEGIQPNIVAQIGEVIDYLTKEEQITVMLVEQKLPFARRHGDDFYVIDRGSVVACGEIGQLSDEIIKKYMSV from the coding sequence ATGTTAAAAATAGAAAATGTAAATCAATTTTATGGACAAAGTCACACTCTTTGGGATTTAAACTTAGAGTTTAAAAAAGGTAGATGTACTTGTGTTATGGGAAGAAATGGAGTTGGAAAAACAACTTTGAGTAAAGTTATCATGGGTTTACTTCCAATAAAAGATGGTGGACTAATCTATAATGATACTGATATCTCAAAACTTCCAGACCACAAACGTGCAAGTATAGCAATAGGTTATGTACCACAAGGAAGAGAGATTTTTTCACAACTAACAGTTTTGGAAAATCTTCAAATAGGAGTTATGTCAAATAGACATAAAATCAAAAAAGTTCCAGATAAAATCTATGATTTATTCCCAGTTTTAAAAGATATGCAAAAAAGAAAAGGTGGAGATTTAAGTGGAGGTCAGCAACAACAATTGGCAATTGCAAGAGCTTTATGTATTGACCCAGATTTTTTAATACTTGATGAACCAAGTGAAGGAATACAACCAAATATCGTAGCTCAAATTGGCGAGGTTATTGATTATCTTACAAAAGAAGAGCAAATAACTGTTATGTTGGTTGAACAAAAACTTCCATTTGCTAGACGTCATGGTGATGATTTTTATGTAATAGATAGAGGAAGTGTAGTTGCTTGTGGTGAGATAGGGCAACTTAGTGATGAGATTATTAAGAAGTATATGTCGGTTTAG
- a CDS encoding GntR family transcriptional regulator has product MMEVNDVITLEDNIVNFIFDSIFNKKLHPGIKLSESVLAKELNTSRDVVRKAFSKLETMGILTYKKNQGFHVVWISEEDAKDIFSARKIIETGVVEIVTQKHANQNIDLSSLLENVNTEEYLKISHRNGEYVKSSCDFHLNLASLSENEFLINALKPLIPLSILAALIYEDENTQFSSYDEHRVLIDTIKSNNIENAKRVMLEHLDHCVEVLDFGITPTKKIKFIFGK; this is encoded by the coding sequence ATGATGGAAGTAAATGATGTAATAACATTAGAAGATAATATAGTAAATTTTATTTTTGATTCAATTTTTAACAAAAAATTACATCCTGGAATTAAACTATCAGAAAGTGTTTTAGCAAAAGAATTAAATACAAGTCGAGATGTTGTTCGAAAAGCATTTAGTAAATTAGAAACGATGGGAATATTAACATACAAAAAAAATCAAGGTTTTCATGTTGTATGGATAAGTGAGGAAGATGCAAAAGATATTTTTTCAGCAAGAAAAATAATTGAAACAGGTGTTGTTGAAATAGTAACACAAAAACATGCTAATCAGAATATTGATTTATCATCACTTTTAGAAAATGTAAATACTGAAGAATATTTAAAAATATCACATAGAAATGGTGAATATGTTAAATCTTCTTGTGATTTTCATTTAAATTTAGCATCTTTAAGTGAAAATGAGTTTTTAATAAATGCTTTAAAACCTCTTATTCCATTAAGTATTCTTGCTGCATTAATTTATGAAGATGAAAATACACAATTTTCTTCATATGATGAACACAGAGTTTTAATTGACACAATAAAAAGTAATAATATTGAGAATGCAAAACGAGTGATGTTAGAGCATTTAGATCATTGTGTTGAAGTTTTAGATTTTGGAATTACACCAACAAAAAAAATAAAATTTATATTTGGTAAATAG
- a CDS encoding urease accessory protein UreD, with amino-acid sequence MSLNFDFKDNKFSLNKLNLPSRYYYFDEIENYIKLLNIGEGIFPKDKIKISFSLINSSLIITTESATKVYQSKKEYGINKININLKNSNLEFINDELILFKDSRYIQLFKLNFDESSTFFYVDILSRGRSFENFDFSNMLIKNTFKQENNLEYIEKFDVQGDELKDYINRKDSSNFIFAKIYIKVKNSEEFITKIHNSFESFAFSQNKSMILGVISSDNMFDLKAKMYQIWELYRKNLNKDKFNLGKQ; translated from the coding sequence ATGAGTTTAAATTTTGATTTCAAAGATAATAAATTTAGCTTAAATAAATTAAATCTACCATCACGTTATTATTATTTTGATGAAATAGAAAATTATATAAAGTTATTAAACATTGGTGAAGGAATTTTTCCAAAAGATAAAATAAAAATCTCTTTTTCTTTGATTAATTCATCATTAATAATTACTACAGAATCAGCAACAAAAGTTTACCAATCGAAAAAAGAGTATGGAATAAATAAAATTAATATAAATCTAAAAAATTCAAATTTAGAATTTATAAATGATGAATTGATTTTATTTAAAGATTCACGTTATATTCAGCTTTTTAAATTAAATTTTGATGAAAGTTCAACTTTTTTTTATGTAGATATTTTAAGTCGTGGTAGAAGTTTTGAAAATTTTGATTTTTCGAATATGCTTATAAAAAATACATTTAAGCAAGAAAATAATTTAGAATATATAGAAAAATTTGATGTTCAAGGTGATGAACTAAAAGATTATATAAATAGAAAAGATAGTTCAAATTTTATTTTTGCAAAAATATATATAAAAGTAAAAAATAGTGAAGAGTTTATAACTAAAATTCATAATAGTTTTGAAAGTTTTGCCTTTTCACAAAATAAGAGCATGATTTTAGGTGTGATTAGTTCAGATAATATGTTTGATTTAAAAGCCAAAATGTATCAAATTTGGGAACTTTATAGAAAAAATCTAAATAAAGATAAATTCAATCTAGGGAAACAATAA
- the guaD gene encoding guanine deaminase, with protein sequence MNKRKFFKTSILYFEKDPSKCENKKNSIKFYKNGLLIIEETKIFASGDYEELISLYNIDKKDISLEYEDNLIMPGFIDTHLHYAQTEMIGSFGEQLLPWLEKYTFPTEMKYKDPIYAKEMANFFIKELFKNGTTTAAVFTTVHKESTNAIFEVANKYKMRLIAGKVMMDRNAPKELLDDAKSSYEDSLELIEKWHEKDRLLYAITPRFAPTSTKEQLELARKLKEKYPTTYIQTHLSENLNEIQWVKSLFSNAKSYLDVYDSFGLVTNRAIFGHAIYLEEQEYKTLHEKGASVSLCPTSNLFLGSGLFKIKKLKDENCEVKIGFGSDVGAGTTLNMIKTLNEAYKIVSLEQNSAQNREALSAFEGFYQITLGASISLDLEDKIGKLASNYEADFVVIDFKADEIQNLRMQKIEEQNKDDLAELEEKLFALMIMGDDRNIKATFVNGKKVY encoded by the coding sequence ATGAATAAAAGAAAATTTTTTAAAACATCAATTTTATATTTTGAAAAAGATCCGTCAAAATGTGAAAATAAAAAAAATTCAATTAAATTTTATAAAAATGGCTTGTTGATTATTGAAGAAACTAAGATTTTTGCAAGTGGTGATTATGAAGAGTTAATATCACTTTATAATATAGATAAAAAAGATATATCACTTGAATATGAAGATAATCTAATAATGCCTGGTTTCATTGATACTCATTTACACTATGCTCAAACAGAGATGATAGGTTCTTTTGGAGAACAACTTTTACCTTGGCTGGAAAAATATACTTTCCCAACGGAAATGAAATATAAAGACCCAATTTATGCAAAAGAGATGGCTAATTTTTTCATAAAAGAGCTTTTTAAAAATGGAACTACAACAGCAGCCGTTTTTACTACTGTTCACAAAGAATCTACAAATGCAATCTTCGAAGTAGCCAATAAATACAAAATGAGACTAATTGCTGGAAAAGTTATGATGGATAGAAATGCTCCAAAAGAACTTCTTGATGATGCAAAAAGTAGCTATGAAGATAGTTTAGAATTAATTGAAAAATGGCATGAAAAAGATAGATTACTTTATGCAATAACACCAAGATTTGCTCCTACATCCACAAAAGAGCAGTTAGAGCTTGCAAGAAAATTAAAAGAAAAATATCCTACAACTTATATACAAACACATTTAAGTGAAAATTTGAATGAAATTCAATGGGTAAAATCACTATTTTCAAATGCAAAAAGTTATTTAGATGTTTATGATTCTTTTGGATTAGTAACAAATAGAGCCATTTTTGGACATGCTATTTATTTGGAAGAGCAGGAGTATAAAACACTACATGAAAAAGGAGCAAGTGTTAGTTTATGCCCTACTTCAAATCTATTTTTGGGAAGTGGTTTATTTAAAATTAAAAAACTAAAAGATGAAAACTGTGAAGTTAAAATTGGATTTGGGAGTGACGTTGGAGCTGGAACAACATTAAACATGATTAAAACTTTAAATGAAGCATATAAGATAGTCTCACTAGAGCAAAATAGTGCTCAAAATAGAGAAGCACTTAGTGCTTTTGAAGGCTTTTATCAAATAACTTTAGGAGCCTCAATTTCACTTGATTTAGAAGATAAAATTGGTAAGTTAGCATCTAATTATGAAGCTGATTTTGTGGTGATTGATTTTAAAGCTGATGAAATTCAAAACTTAAGAATGCAAAAAATTGAAGAGCAAAACAAAGATGATTTAGCTGAATTAGAAGAAAAACTCTTTGCACTTATGATAATGGGTGATGACAGAAACATCAAAGCTACTTTTGTAAATGGTAAAAAAGTTTATTAA
- a CDS encoding NCS2 family permease yields the protein MDIFKLKKNRSDVKTELFAGFTIFLTMMYIVPVNGFILSDAGLPMDAVITATALITILATLFSGLWSNTPIAMSVGMGLNAYFSYGLVLGMKIPWETALGIVFLSGILFVILSLTNFRIWIMTSIPMNLRRAISAGIGTFIAFIGLKQMGMISANQATLVSLGDFSKPEVLLGVLGLVLSLGFYAYKIKGAFILAIILTSIVGWIVGIGSVPTQIFSIPASIEPIAFKLDILSAMTLSLLPVIITFLITDMFDTLGTLTGVGTRAKLFQENNKDDKSLQKTLEADALATTAGSLLGVSTTTSFIESASGVEEGGRTGLTAVFTAMFFVTTLFMLPLFKAIPSNAIYPVLVVVGILMFTELGKIEFDKTDFATKAGIFLIVMLMPLTFSITNGIAAGFLIYTIIKLIKKEQKDLNLGILVITFISALAFIL from the coding sequence ATGGACATATTTAAATTGAAGAAGAATAGGAGTGATGTAAAAACAGAATTATTTGCAGGATTTACAATATTCCTAACAATGATGTATATAGTACCAGTAAATGGATTTATACTCTCAGATGCAGGTCTACCAATGGATGCGGTAATTACAGCAACAGCTCTAATCACTATCCTAGCAACACTTTTTAGCGGTCTTTGGTCTAATACTCCTATTGCAATGAGTGTTGGTATGGGTTTAAATGCTTACTTTTCTTATGGTTTAGTTTTAGGTATGAAAATACCTTGGGAAACAGCTTTAGGTATAGTATTTCTTTCAGGTATACTTTTTGTAATCTTATCTCTAACTAACTTTAGAATCTGGATAATGACTTCAATTCCTATGAACCTTAGACGTGCAATAAGTGCAGGTATAGGAACATTTATAGCCTTTATTGGTCTAAAACAAATGGGAATGATAAGCGCAAATCAAGCTACATTAGTAAGCTTAGGAGACTTTTCAAAACCAGAAGTCCTTCTTGGTGTGTTAGGTCTTGTTTTGTCTTTGGGATTTTATGCATATAAAATAAAAGGAGCATTTATCCTTGCTATTATTCTTACAAGTATAGTTGGCTGGATAGTAGGAATAGGTAGTGTTCCAACTCAAATATTTTCAATACCAGCTTCAATAGAACCAATTGCATTTAAATTAGATATCTTAAGCGCAATGACATTGTCTTTATTACCAGTAATAATCACTTTCCTAATCACAGATATGTTTGATACCTTAGGAACACTAACAGGTGTAGGAACAAGAGCAAAACTGTTCCAAGAGAATAATAAAGATGATAAATCATTACAAAAAACATTAGAAGCAGATGCTCTAGCAACAACAGCAGGAAGCTTATTAGGAGTTTCAACAACAACTTCGTTTATAGAAAGTGCAAGTGGAGTGGAAGAAGGAGGAAGAACAGGATTAACAGCAGTGTTTACAGCAATGTTCTTCGTAACAACACTGTTTATGTTGCCACTATTTAAAGCAATACCATCAAATGCGATTTATCCAGTTTTAGTAGTAGTGGGAATACTAATGTTTACAGAATTAGGGAAAATAGAATTTGACAAAACTGATTTTGCAACAAAAGCAGGGATATTTTTAATAGTAATGCTAATGCCATTGACATTTTCAATAACAAATGGAATAGCAGCAGGATTTTTAATATATACAATAATAAAATTAATAAAAAAAGAACAAAAAGATTTAAACTTAGGTATTCTAGTTATTACTTTTATTAGTGCTTTAGCTTTTATTTTATAA
- the puuE gene encoding allantoinase PuuE has product MNIENYPRDMVGYGNEPINPKWPNGAKIALQFVLNYEEGSENCVLHGDVASEVFLSEMNNPQAFIGQRHQSIETLYEYGSRVGVWRLLELFKSFDIPLTIFTVAMALQRNPKLAEYITKYNYDICSHGYRWINYQQIEESIERDHLYKSIEILTNMIGKRPLGWYTGRDSQNTRKLVVQEGGFLYDSDSYNDDLPYFAPEITTKQHLVIPYTMDNNDMRFIFGGFTYSEEFFQYLKDSFDCLYAEGLSGTPKMMTIGMHCRILGKPGRIMAMKKFLEYVRKFDDIWFCTRGEIAKHWIENFSEKEIIL; this is encoded by the coding sequence ATGAATATAGAAAATTATCCAAGAGATATGGTTGGCTATGGGAATGAACCAATAAATCCAAAATGGCCAAATGGTGCAAAAATAGCTTTACAATTTGTACTAAATTATGAAGAAGGTTCTGAAAATTGTGTTTTACATGGAGATGTGGCGAGTGAAGTATTTTTATCAGAAATGAATAATCCTCAAGCATTTATAGGACAAAGACATCAATCTATAGAAACATTATATGAATATGGTTCACGAGTTGGAGTATGGAGACTATTAGAACTATTTAAAAGTTTTGATATTCCTTTAACTATTTTTACTGTTGCAATGGCTTTGCAAAGAAACCCAAAACTTGCTGAATATATCACAAAATATAATTACGATATTTGCTCACATGGTTATAGATGGATTAATTATCAACAAATTGAAGAATCAATTGAAAGAGATCATTTATATAAAAGTATTGAGATTTTAACAAATATGATAGGAAAACGTCCTCTTGGTTGGTATACAGGACGTGATAGTCAAAATACTAGAAAACTTGTAGTACAAGAAGGTGGTTTTTTATACGATAGTGATTCATACAATGATGATTTACCATATTTTGCACCCGAAATTACAACAAAACAGCACTTAGTTATTCCATATACAATGGATAATAATGATATGAGATTTATTTTTGGTGGATTTACATATAGTGAAGAATTTTTTCAATATTTAAAAGATAGTTTTGATTGTTTATATGCTGAAGGATTAAGTGGAACTCCCAAAATGATGACAATAGGAATGCATTGTAGAATTTTGGGAAAACCTGGACGAATAATGGCAATGAAAAAATTTTTAGAATATGTAAGAAAATTTGATGATATATGGTTTTGTACAAGAGGTGAGATAGCAAAACATTGGATTGAAAATTTTTCAGAAAAGGAGATTATTTTATGA
- the uraD gene encoding 2-oxo-4-hydroxy-4-carboxy-5-ureidoimidazoline decarboxylase — protein sequence MKKPYALANESKDKYLEVFKELYEHSPWVIQNVYEIVKSDKKFDDIEKFHALLCEEMLAANDFLRMNLIKAHPMLAGKEAQKGELTDFSTIEQKSAGLNSCTKEEIELFNKLNKNYFEKFNFPYILAVKGKNKEEIIEDFNTRLENSYEKEKQIALEQINKIALIRIKGIYGN from the coding sequence ATGAAAAAGCCTTATGCTTTAGCAAATGAATCAAAAGATAAATATTTGGAAGTTTTTAAAGAACTTTATGAACATTCTCCTTGGGTTATTCAAAATGTTTATGAAATAGTAAAAAGTGATAAAAAGTTTGATGATATAGAAAAATTTCATGCTTTACTTTGTGAAGAGATGCTAGCTGCAAATGATTTTTTAAGAATGAATTTAATCAAAGCCCATCCTATGTTAGCAGGAAAAGAAGCACAAAAAGGAGAATTAACAGATTTTTCTACAATTGAGCAAAAAAGCGCTGGGCTTAATAGTTGTACAAAAGAAGAAATTGAACTTTTTAATAAATTAAATAAGAATTATTTTGAAAAATTCAATTTTCCATATATCTTAGCAGTTAAAGGTAAAAATAAAGAAGAAATTATTGAAGATTTTAATACAAGATTAGAAAATTCTTATGAAAAAGAGAAACAAATAGCATTAGAACAAATAAATAAAATTGCATTGATTAGAATAAAGGGTATTTATGGAAACTAA
- the alc gene encoding allantoicase: METKRNELINVTSCELNSKIIFTTDEFFASANRMLLETEAVFKDEFDENGHWMDGWETRRRRNGGNDHCIIKLGKISKINSFLVDTSFFRGNYPKAISIKGFKAKDMSDEEFVSKYETLETFELLTQSDLEGDKKQYFDSSYVKELTHLRVDIYPDGGIARFKAFGEICFDEKLYDEDNINVLSMLNGARAVYTNNEFFGPLKNILKENDALNMGDGWETRRRREPGFDWGIIELAKPAIIDNIMIDTNFFKGNFADSFSICSAYLENTTDSSVITQSIFWEELIPKQKLSMHNKHYFDKSFLLHDKPITHIRINIFPDGGVSRLKLFGKFVKVEK; the protein is encoded by the coding sequence ATGGAAACTAAAAGAAATGAATTAATAAATGTAACAAGTTGTGAATTAAATTCAAAAATTATTTTTACAACAGATGAGTTTTTTGCAAGTGCAAATAGAATGCTTTTAGAAACAGAGGCAGTATTTAAAGATGAATTTGATGAAAATGGACATTGGATGGATGGTTGGGAAACTAGACGAAGAAGAAATGGTGGAAATGACCATTGTATTATAAAACTAGGAAAAATATCAAAAATCAACTCTTTTTTAGTTGATACATCTTTTTTTAGAGGGAATTATCCAAAAGCTATTTCAATCAAAGGTTTCAAGGCAAAAGATATGAGTGATGAAGAGTTTGTATCTAAATATGAGACATTAGAAACATTTGAATTATTAACTCAAAGTGATTTAGAAGGGGATAAAAAACAGTATTTTGATTCAAGTTATGTAAAAGAGTTAACACATTTAAGAGTTGACATTTATCCTGATGGTGGAATTGCAAGATTTAAAGCTTTTGGTGAAATCTGTTTTGATGAAAAACTTTATGATGAAGATAATATAAATGTACTTTCTATGTTAAATGGTGCAAGAGCTGTTTATACAAACAATGAGTTTTTTGGTCCTTTAAAAAATATTTTAAAAGAAAATGATGCTTTAAATATGGGTGATGGTTGGGAAACTAGACGAAGAAGGGAACCTGGATTTGACTGGGGAATTATAGAACTAGCAAAGCCAGCAATCATAGATAATATTATGATTGATACAAATTTCTTCAAAGGAAATTTTGCTGATAGTTTTTCTATTTGTAGTGCATATTTAGAAAATACAACAGATAGTTCAGTAATAACTCAAAGTATTTTTTGGGAAGAGTTGATTCCTAAACAAAAATTATCAATGCATAATAAACACTATTTTGATAAGAGTTTTTTACTTCACGATAAACCAATAACTCATATTAGAATCAATATTTTCCCTGATGGTGGAGTTTCAAGACTAAAACTATTTGGAAAATTTGTAAAAGTTGAGAAATAA
- a CDS encoding ureidoglycolate lyase codes for MKKILKPIDLNIEVFKAYGEVLSTQNSKSVVINNGFAQKHYNLCNIDANENGGVATVHLYIGKKREFPLKINMMEKHPFFSQTFIPRSNNSFLVVVALGDEKPDLTTLKVFKTDGNQGVHYNKGIWHFPLIACENEEQFIVIDRNDLGKKENKVIDCIEVDIDEEIKILKD; via the coding sequence ATGAAAAAAATTTTAAAACCTATTGATTTAAATATTGAGGTTTTCAAAGCTTATGGAGAAGTTTTAAGTACACAAAATAGTAAATCAGTAGTTATAAATAATGGTTTTGCACAAAAACACTATAACCTTTGCAACATTGATGCAAATGAAAATGGTGGAGTTGCAACTGTTCATTTATATATTGGGAAAAAAAGAGAGTTTCCATTGAAGATAAATATGATGGAAAAACATCCATTTTTTTCCCAAACTTTTATTCCAAGAAGTAATAATTCATTTTTAGTTGTTGTTGCATTAGGTGATGAAAAACCTGATTTAACAACACTAAAAGTTTTTAAAACAGATGGAAATCAAGGGGTTCATTACAATAAAGGAATTTGGCATTTTCCTTTGATTGCTTGTGAAAATGAAGAACAATTTATTGTAATAGATAGAAATGATTTAGGAAAAAAAGAAAACAAAGTTATTGATTGTATCGAAGTTGATATAGATGAAGAAATTAAAATTTTAAAGGATTAG
- a CDS encoding urate hydroxylase PuuD, which produces METYIVDWLNTMIRFAHFITGIAWIGASFYFNWLENNLNRSEGQKDGISGHLWAVHGGGFYYLEKYKTYPDKLPEHLHWFKWEAYFTLITGFGLLCVVYYYNATSFLLKAGTSLSATSGILMSLAGLVIAWLIYDQICKSSLVKKQNIVAFIMLILVFISALFYQQFFTPRAVFYQIGAMIGTIMVFNVFFVIMPSQRELVKACVDKTKVGEEVGFRGYIRSRNNNYFTLPVLFIMLSAHFPMFYTGVNPAIMLVLVFITTVLIRHYFNLRGEGKGGKTITLVVAGVITLAVFITLIPSKPKIDVNSQIVTFEQIKPIIENRCATCHSKNPTDDTFTIAPSGFILDTKEQIINAKDVIYSRTVATDSMPLSNKTNMTKEERDMLGNYIISLR; this is translated from the coding sequence ATGGAAACATATATTGTTGATTGGTTAAATACAATGATTAGATTTGCACATTTTATTACAGGAATTGCATGGATTGGAGCATCTTTTTATTTTAACTGGCTAGAAAATAATTTAAATAGAAGTGAAGGGCAAAAAGATGGAATTTCTGGACATTTATGGGCAGTACATGGTGGAGGATTTTATTATTTAGAAAAATATAAAACTTATCCAGATAAATTGCCAGAACATTTACATTGGTTTAAATGGGAAGCATATTTTACGTTAATTACAGGTTTTGGACTTCTATGTGTAGTTTATTATTACAATGCAACTTCATTTCTTTTAAAAGCTGGAACTTCTCTAAGTGCAACAAGTGGAATTTTGATGAGTTTAGCAGGACTTGTAATTGCTTGGCTTATTTATGATCAAATTTGTAAATCATCATTAGTAAAAAAACAAAATATAGTTGCTTTTATTATGTTAATTCTTGTATTTATTTCAGCACTATTTTATCAACAATTTTTTACTCCTAGAGCAGTTTTTTATCAAATTGGAGCAATGATTGGAACAATAATGGTTTTCAATGTATTCTTTGTAATTATGCCATCACAAAGAGAACTTGTAAAAGCATGTGTTGATAAAACAAAAGTAGGTGAAGAAGTAGGTTTTAGAGGTTATATAAGATCACGAAATAATAATTACTTTACACTACCTGTTTTATTTATTATGTTAAGTGCTCATTTTCCAATGTTTTACACTGGAGTTAATCCTGCAATTATGCTAGTTTTAGTATTTATAACAACAGTTCTAATAAGACACTATTTTAATTTAAGAGGTGAAGGTAAAGGTGGCAAAACAATAACTTTAGTGGTAGCAGGAGTTATAACACTTGCAGTGTTTATAACTTTAATACCAAGTAAACCAAAAATTGATGTAAATTCCCAAATAGTTACCTTTGAACAAATAAAACCAATAATAGAAAATAGATGTGCTACTTGTCACTCAAAAAATCCAACAGATGATACTTTTACTATTGCTCCAAGTGGTTTTATACTTGATACAAAAGAGCAAATTATAAATGCTAAAGATGTAATTTATTCGAGAACTGTTGCCACAGATTCTATGCCATTGTCAAATAAAACAAATATGACAAAAGAAGAAAGAGATATGTTAGGAAACTATATTATTTCACTTAGATAA
- the uraH gene encoding hydroxyisourate hydrolase, protein MGKLSTHILDTTIGKPASDLEIKLYKKVENNYELIKTVFSNNDGRCDEALLEKENLQKGGYELIFDVETYFNKQGIKTEFLKDVVIRFYIEDVAQNYHVPLLITPYSYSTYKGS, encoded by the coding sequence ATGGGAAAATTATCAACACATATATTAGATACAACAATTGGAAAACCAGCAAGTGATTTAGAAATCAAACTTTATAAAAAAGTTGAAAATAACTATGAATTAATTAAAACAGTTTTTTCAAATAATGATGGAAGATGTGATGAAGCATTACTTGAAAAGGAAAATCTACAAAAGGGAGGATACGAGTTAATTTTTGATGTTGAAACATATTTTAATAAACAAGGAATAAAAACAGAGTTTTTAAAAGATGTTGTTATTCGATTCTATATCGAGGATGTTGCGCAAAATTATCATGTGCCATTATTAATTACACCATATAGCTATTCTACATATAAAGGGAGCTGA